The proteins below come from a single Strix uralensis isolate ZFMK-TIS-50842 chromosome 8, bStrUra1, whole genome shotgun sequence genomic window:
- the GPR52 gene encoding G-protein coupled receptor 52 has product MNQSRWIEWRTLNMSSSVMNVSEHLSCPLGFGHYNAVDICILETVVIVLLTFLIIAGNLTVIFVFHCAPLLHHYTTSYFIQTMAYADLFVGVSCLVPTLSLLHYSTGVHESLTCQVFGYIISVLKSVSMACLACISVDRYLAITKPLSYNQLVTPCRLRICIILIWIYSCLIFLPSFFGWGKPGYHGDIFEWCATSWLTNAYFTGFIVCLLYAPAAFVICFTYFHIFKICRQHTKEINDRRARFPSHEVDAAGETGHSPDRRYAMVLFRITSVFYMLWLPYIIYFLLESSRVLENPALSFLTTWLAISNSFCNCVIYSLSNSVFRLGLRRLSETICSSCMCLKDRDVRDPKPRKRANSCSI; this is encoded by the coding sequence ATGAACCAGTCCCGATGGATTGAATGGAGGACTCTGAATATGAGCAGTAGTGTTATGAACGTATCTGAGCATCTCTCCTGCCCTCTTGGATTTGGTCACTACAATGCAGTTGACATCTGTATCCTTGAGACAGTTGTTATtgtcttgctaacatttttaattattgcGGGTAACTTAACTGTGATATTTGTTTTTCACTGTGCTCCACTTCTGCATCATTATACCACCAGCTATTTTATTCAGACCATGGCCTATGCTGATCTTTTTGTTGGAGTTAGCTGCTTGGTTCCTACTTTGTCACTGCTCCACTACTCGACAGGTGTCCACGAGTCCTTGACTTGTCAAGTTTTTGGATATATCATCTCTGTGCTAAAAAGCGTATCTATGGCATGTCTTGCTTGCATCAGTGTGGATCGTTATCTCGCTATAACAAAGCCTCTCTCCTATAATCAGCTGGTCACACCTTGTCGCTTGAGAATCTGCATCATTTTGATCTGGATATACTCTTGTCTGATCTTCTTGCCTTCCTTTTTTGGTTGGGGAAAACCTGGTTACCATGGAGATATTTTTGAATGGTGTGCTACCTCCTGGCTAACTAATGCCTATTTTACTGGCTTTATCGTGTGCTTACTATACgctcctgctgcctttgtcaTATGTTTCACGTATTTCCACATCTTTAAAATTTGCCGGCAGCACACCAAAGAGATAAATGATCGGAGAGCTCGATTTCCTAGCCACGAAGTGGATGCTGCTGGGGAGACTGGGCACAGCCCCGATCGCCGCTATGCCATGGTTTTGTTTCGGATAACCAGTGTGTTCTACATGCTGTGGCTCCCCTATATCATATACTTTCTGCTGGAGAGCTCTAGGGTGTTGGAAAACCCAGCACTTTCCTTCTTAACGACATGGCTTGCTATAAGCAATAGTTTCTGCAACTGTGTGATATATAGCCTCTCCAACAGCGTTTTCAGGCTGGGACTGCGGAGACTGTCAGAGACAATATGTTCATCCTGTATGTGTTTAAAAGACAGGGATGTACGGGACCCTAAACCAAGAAAACGGGCTAATTCCTGCTCCATTTAA